The genomic DNA CAAGTGCTCAGTGTTGTCATCATGGGACATCAGCGTCTCTATGACATTATGCAGGAGAAAAATGAGATTTATATGAAAGGTGAATTCTCTGACGAGGATGGCATGAAAATTGCCGAGCTCGAAAGTGAATTCGCTGAATTAAATGGCTGGGAAGCGGAATCTGAAGCTGCCCGCTTACTTGAAGGACTCGGCATCGAAACGTCACTTCATGACAAAACGATGTCTGAATTAACCGGGGCTGAAAAAGTGAAAGTCCTGCTTGCTCAAGCGCTGTTTGGTGACCCTGATGTGCTCCTGCTTGACGAGCCGACGAACCACTTAGACATCGCCGCGATTCAATGGCTTGAGGAATTCCTCATCCAATTTGAAAATACCGTCATCGTCGTGTCCCACGACCGTCACTTCTTAAATCACGTATGTACGCATATCGCTGACCTTGACTTTGGAAAAATTAAAGTCTACGTTGGAAACTATGATTTCTGGTATGAATCGAGTCAGCTTGCACAAAAAATGGCGCAAGAAGCCAATAAGAAAAAAGAAGAGAAGATTAAAGAGCTGCAAACCTTTATCGAACGCTTTAGCGCCAACGCTTCGAAGTCAAAGCAAGCAACTTCGCGGAAAAAGCTACTTGATAAAATTACCCTCGATGACATTCAGCCGTCTTCACGCCGCTATCCGTACGTTCATTTTGAACAAGAGCGGGAAATCGGAAACGATCTGTTACGTGTCGAAGGGTTGACGAAAACAATTGACGGCAAAAAAGTGCTTGATAATGTGTCATTCACCATGCACAAAGACGACAAGATTGCCCTTATCGGTAGCAATGAGCTTGCCAAGACAGCATTGTTTCAAATTTTAGCAGGTGAAATGGAGCCGGACAGCGGAACGTATCGCTGGGGCATCACGACATCGCAGTCGTACTTTCCAAAGGACAACAGTGCCTATTTTGAACGAGACGACCTTAATTTAGTTGACTGGCTCCGGCAGTATTCACCGGATGAGCAGGACGAAAGCTTTATTCGCGGCTTTTTAGGACGGATGCTCTTCCGCAAAGACGAGGCATTGAAAAAGGTCAATGTGCTTTCCGGTGGCGAAAAAGTACGT from Litoribacterium kuwaitense includes the following:
- a CDS encoding ABC-F family ATP-binding cassette domain-containing protein encodes the protein MLTVENVSLRFGDKKLFEDVNIKFTPGNCYGLIGANGAGKSTFLKILSGELDSQSGNVSLGPDERLAVLKQDHFAYEEHQVLSVVIMGHQRLYDIMQEKNEIYMKGEFSDEDGMKIAELESEFAELNGWEAESEAARLLEGLGIETSLHDKTMSELTGAEKVKVLLAQALFGDPDVLLLDEPTNHLDIAAIQWLEEFLIQFENTVIVVSHDRHFLNHVCTHIADLDFGKIKVYVGNYDFWYESSQLAQKMAQEANKKKEEKIKELQTFIERFSANASKSKQATSRKKLLDKITLDDIQPSSRRYPYVHFEQEREIGNDLLRVEGLTKTIDGKKVLDNVSFTMHKDDKIALIGSNELAKTALFQILAGEMEPDSGTYRWGITTSQSYFPKDNSAYFERDDLNLVDWLRQYSPDEQDESFIRGFLGRMLFRKDEALKKVNVLSGGEKVRCMLSRMMLSKANVLLLDEPTNHLDLESITALNNGLTNFKGSLIIATHDHQLIQTVANRIMNFNNDGTLFDKQITYDEYLQENVRQAN